The following coding sequences are from one Coffea arabica cultivar ET-39 chromosome 11e, Coffea Arabica ET-39 HiFi, whole genome shotgun sequence window:
- the LOC140021726 gene encoding putative late blight resistance protein homolog R1A-3 yields MKEVFSVMPHLKKLEICETEEDCCGICEPSVLLRNLQYLKELETLECCFYKQRVEVRQISFFSALPCSLRQLSLSWSYLPWEDTSLIGMLPRLEVLKLKHFAFRGPKWEPKAKGFCRLTHLLIENTDLVHWEATVHHFPRLQYLVLKSCKLLEEIPFDAEEIGTLQRIEQHHCNRTTEILAREIQEQVEGIEVVIRSERNPDRA; encoded by the exons atgaaggaagttttcagtgTCATGCCCCATCTCAAGAAACTTGAAATTTGTGAGACAGAAGAAGACTGCTGCGGCATATGTGAGCCATCTGTATTACTTAGGAATCTGCAGTACTTGAAAGAGCTTGAAACACTTGAGTGCTGCTTCTACAAACAAAGAGTAGAAGTGCGGCAAATATCATTTTTTTCTGCCCTGCCATGTTCTCTTAGGCAATTGAGTTTAAGTTGGAGTTATTTGCCATGGGAAGACACGAGCTTGATTGGCATGTTACCCAGACTTGAGGTGCTCAAACTCAAACATTTTGCTTTCCGTGGACCTAAATGGGAGCCAAAGGCTAAAGGTTTTTGTCGTCTGACACACTTGCTGATTGAGAACACTGATTTGGTCCATTGGGAAGCTACAGTTCATCACTTCCCACGCCTTCAATATCTAGTTCTGAAGTCTTGCAAGCTCTTGGAGGAGATCCCTTTTGATGCGGAGGAAATTGGTACCCTGCAGCGAATTGAGCAGCATCACTGTAACAGAACTACCGAGATATTAGCTAGAGAAATTCAAGAACAGGTTGAAGGCATCGAAGTTGTTATTAGAAGTGAGCG GAATCCAGACCGTGCATAA
- the LOC113718581 gene encoding putative late blight resistance protein homolog R1B-16 — protein sequence MEEDLNPRELPDFFIQIVYSQVDSETPVVDSPFSSPSSETDDPYVDKLDSTVQHSNGTISFPDLEQLLSLAFRQSRLPVIVNKMGHLWRTCRRLDDSITSFSKATSDLTTLHRDIRFLLTFLKEDSSNKFCPHHELLKCMKDVADRARVPVEQCMVDYQIESIMTYPFCLLAGIPAKLQDSGKILECAVDRIFYGKKGICQYLVQASMQIQPIKEMITNINDESSSAHTSISSISLRHSNKDDIVVGLDDELVSLLEGLTRVPSGLEIVTILGMGGIGKTTLARKAFRHSYTEYHFYCRAWITVSQVYQVRDLLLGLLGCLGHSNDKLVGKNDAQLAEVVYRSLKGKRYLIVMDDIWSIDAWNDVKRCFPDDKTGSRILLTSRVTELASYINAKKPPHCMSLLDTEQSWELLEKLVFGIASCPPELEKCGKLIAKRCQGLPLAIVVMAGVLSRVVRTYDCWNNFAETVCAIISTNPEECLDILALSYNYLPHHLKSCFLHMAAFPEDC from the coding sequence ATGGAAGAGGATCTAAATCCTCGAGAGTTGCCAGATTTTTTTATACAAATTGTATATTCTCAAGTAGACAGTGAAACACCAGTAGTTGATTCCCCGTTCTCCTCACCAAGCAGTGAGACTGATGACCCCTACGTCGACAAACTTGACTCGACCGTACAACATTCAAATGGAACCATCTCCTTTCCAGACCTTGAACAGCTGTTGTCTTTGGCATTTCGCCAGAGCCGACTTCCAGTTATTGTTAACAAGATGGGACATTTGTGGAGAACCTGTCGTCGGCTCGATGACAGCATCACTAGCTTCTCGAAAGCCACTTCCGATTTAACAACTCTCCACCGGGATATTCGGTTCTTGCTAACCTTTCTTAAGGAGGATTCTTCTAATAAATTCTGCCCTCATCATGAATTGCTGAAATGTATGAAAGATGTTGCAGATAGAGCAAGGGTTCCTGTCGAACAATGTATGGTAGACTACCAAATCGAGTCCATTATGACGTACCCCTTTTGCTTATTGGCTGGGATTCCTGCAAAATTACAAGATTCTGGAAAGATTCTTGAGTGTGCAGTGGACAGGATTTTCTACGGAAAGAAGGGCATTTGCCAATATTTGGTGCAGGCATCAATGCAGATTCAACCCATTAAAGAAATGATTACAAATATAAATGATGAGAGTTCAAGTGCGCACACATCAATTAGCAGCATATCTCTACGCCATTCAAATAAGGACGACATTGTGGTGGGTCTTGATGATGAACTGGTTAGCCTCCTGGAGGGACTCACCAGAGTGCCATCAGGGCTAGAAATTGTGACCATTTTAGGGATGGGCGGCATTGGTAAGACAACTCTTGCTCGAAAAGCTTTTCGTCATTCTTACACTGAATATCACTTCTATTGCCGTGCATGGATCACAGTTTcccaagtatatcaagtcagaGATTTGTTACTGGGCCTTTTGGGCTGTCTTGGTCACTCCAATGATAAATTGGTAGGGAAAAACGACGCTCAATTGGCTGAAGTTGTGTACAGAAGTTTGAAAGGTAAGAGGTACTTGATTGTTATGGATGACATATGGAGTATCGATGCTTGGAATGATGTCAAAAGATGCTTTCCTGATGACAAAACTGGTAGTAGAATCTTATTAACCAGCCGCGTTACAGAATTGGCTAGCTACATCAATGCAAAGAAGCCTCCTCATTGTATGAGTCTTCTGGATACTGAGCAGAGTTGGGAACTGTTGGAGAAGCTTGTATTTGGGATAGCAAGTTGCCCGCCTGAATTGGAGAAATGTGGAAAGCTTATAGCTAAAAGATGCCAAGGACTACCTCTAGCAATTGTTGTAATGGCTGGTGTTCTTTCACGTGTCGTCAGGACATATGACTGTTGGAATAATTTTGCAGAGACGGTATGCGCAATCATCTCCACTAATCCAGAAGAATGCCTGGATATACTTGCTTTGAGTTACAATTATTTGCCCCATCATCTCAAATCCTGCTTCCTCCATATGGCGGCTTTCCCTGAAGACTGTTAA